The genomic stretch AACTCATAAAAAACAAAAAAAATGTTAGTGAGTTTAAACTAGCTGAAAATCTTGAACTTGAAGTAAACTTTGTAAGAAATATGCTATATAGATTATATCATGCGAACTTAGTTTCATTTACAAGAAGAAAAGATAAAAAAAAAGGTTGGTATATTTACTATTGGACTTTTAGAACAAAACAAATTAAACATTTAGCAATAACTCTTAAAAAACAAAAAGTAGACAGATTAAAGGATCGACTTAATAGAGAACAAGACAGTCACTTCTTTATTTGTAAAAATTCTTGTATGAGACTTGATTTTGAAACATCAATGAACTTTGGATTCAAATGTCCTGAATGTGGAGAACTCATGGAACAACAAGATAATGTAGCAAAAATTAAAGAAATAAAAGATGAAGTAGAGTTATTAGAAAAAGAATTAGAAGCAGAAAAACCAAAACCCTTCACCCAAAAAAAGAGTGCTTCAAAAAAGACTGTCAAGAAAAAAGAAGTTGAAAATGAAGATGGATGGGAAGATGATGAAGAAGATTTAGATAATGATTCTGAAGAAGAAATAAAACCAAAAAAGAAAACCGTGAAGAAAAAAGCAGTTAAAAAAAAGGTAGTGAAGAAAAAAACAGTAAAAAAAACTACCGCAGTCAAAAAAACTGTAAAGAAAAAAACAAAAGAAAAAAAAGCAGATGATTCTGATACTGACTCCGAAGACGTAAAACTAAAAATTACTAAAAGAAAAGCAGTTACAAAAATAACTACAAAAAGTAAACACATTCGAAAAAAATCATTACTAAAAAAACCTAAAAAAGGCGTAATTTCTTATCTAAAAAAAGTTATAAATCATTAAATTAAACTGACTTTGTATCAACAAAAATAATTCTAGAATAAAAAAGGATATTCTCGACGTAATTCTTCAATTAATGAATCAGATCTAAAAACTCCCAGCTCAGTTATGACTCCTGCAACTAACTCAGGAAGAACTATTTCAAATGCAGGATTTAATACTTTGACTCCTTTAGGAGGTGCGCTCCAAATCTCTTTTGGATCTCTTAATTCAACAGTTTCATCAGAACCAAACACAGTTAATGGATCAAATTTCCAAGAATGAGTACAAGAATAAACTGGAACTCTTAAAGCATGCGCAAGAGTTGCAATCATCCCACTACCAACTTTATTAAACACATTACCTTCAGACGTTATTGCATCAGCACCCATCAAAAATAAATCTGCTTTACTCAAAGCAATGGCTGCAGCACTATCTACAAAATGAGTCACTGGAATTTTTGCTTTTGCTAAATCAGTCGCAGTAATTCTTCCTTGAAACCGCGGTCTTGTTTCGGTATTGTAAACTTCAAAAGTTTTACCTTGTTCTTTTGCTTTAATTAAAATATTCACAACAGTACTACTATGACAATGAGTATACACAATAGAACCTGTTTTGATTTTTTTTGCTCCAAATTCAATTAATCTTTCTTCGCCAACTTTAATAGAATGAATTGCTTCATGAATTTTATCGTGAATACTTGACACAAAAAGAACTTTTGGTTCGTGAATGAGGTTATCAATATCTTGCAACACAAAATTAATTGCGTTTCGCATCATGGGTTCCGTCGGCCTACTTTTGAATAATAATAACTTTCCTTTTTTCAAAGATTTTGCTAACTCAATTGTTGAGTCAGATTTCTTTTCTTTAATGAGTTCTTTAATAGCTAACACTGCAGATGTTGCGACGTTTGTTGCTCCCTGAATTTTTAAAGATTTAATATCTCCAACAATTTGTTTAAAACTCATAATATTACCTCAATAGATAATGCACTATTTAATAATTTTGATTAATTGAACAATGAAAAAAATTAATATTCAAAAAAAAATTAATTAAATCAAGTAAATTAATTTAATCAATTAAAACAAATATTTTTGACAGTTAAGATACTACCTTAGGGATTTTTTGTTTAAGTTTATTATCGAGTTTAACTTCATTTACGTCAAAAGTAGTTAAACAAGATTTTTTTGAATCAAACACATCAAGAGATGGTTGAAACACATGTGCAGTTTTTTCATCAAAATAACCACAACGAAAATCTGAAAGAGGAATATTTGTTCGCCGAGACAACATCAATGCATAAAAAAACGTTTGAGTCGTGGCATATTTTTCTTTTGTTGCTTTTGGTTTAAAATCCCAAACCCAAATTTTATCATCCGGTTCTACTCGCAACACATCGATATGTCCAGTTAATGGCTCGTCAGTTTCAAAAATAGATTTATACTGTTTGAGCTCGTGAGATAATAACCAAATTGGAACTTCCACTCCAATGGTCGTTGAATCTTGTTCTAACATATGAATTTGAACATTACTGTGCGCAGTTTTGTAGCGCTCAGAATCAAGTCCGATTTTTGCAAGAGAACTTACTTCATGACCTTGAATTACCACTGGATCAATATTCAAATTGAATTTTAGAGATGAACCCCTCGGACCTGAGTGAAAATAATGATCTGGACAATCATGAAAAACAACATCCAAATATTTTTTAAGTGTTTGAAAATTAGAATTACATAATGAATTTATTTTATGATCATTAAGGCGGTAGTGGTAAAACCATCCATGCTTAAATGATGTGTGTCTAATTGACATATTAAAAATATAATAAAGAAAAGAAAAAATTTATTTTTTCTTCTTAACAGCTTTTTTCTTAGATCCAGATCTAGTAGCTGATTTTAACATGCTCTCAATCTTTTTCTCTTCCTTAAAAACCGCTGCTTCTTCTCTGACTAATCTATTTGCAATTTTAATTAAGTTCTCATCCATCCTAGCAATGCGCCTTTCAAGAAGAACTAGAATTCTTAAACTATAAACAATAGCTGATAAAGTTCCTATAATAATTGCAAGAGTAACACCTTCCAAACCAAGTCCTGCCATTTTATTACCTCCTCTTTTTTTTAATAAACTAAAAATAATCAATAATTATTAATGAAAAATAGTGAGTCCTACTATTTAAATGTTACTCAATAAATAATGACAAATATAGAAGACAGGTAACATAAAATTTTTTATAAAAATATAAATTAAAAAAAGAAAATAGTGATAGAAAATCAGTGAAAAAAATTAAAATATTTAATAATTGAAATTGATAAAACTTATTTTAATGCTTTATCTGCAGAGTTTAATTTTCCCCATTCGCCGTCAAATAACTGTTTTAAAGCCGCGCCGAAGAAAGGAGTATTTACCCACACACCAGTATCGTATGTTGGATGAACCTCTGAATCATCAAGTAACATAAATGTTAGTTCCTTACCATCAATTAAACAAAATCTAGCTCGCATATTTTCATTATGTTTGATTTCTGCTAAACCATTAAGTTCTTTAACTGCTTTTTTTGTTTCTTTGGATAATGGTGCTGCGATTCTAACTTTTAAATTTTTATCTTTTGCTTTTAGAAGTGCTGATCTTAAAAATTCAGCTTTTCTGATAAGACCTTCACTTGTAGTCATAATATCAACTGTGCTGGATGCGTTTTTAACCATGGATTCAACGTGATTATAAAGATTTCCTCGACCTTTAAGTGCCCCAGAAAGATCGGTTGGATCAACAAGTTCAATACCTTGTTTGTGAAGATCTTGAAGTTCATCTAAAACATTGCTCGCTTTAAGCTCATCTAATAATCTTGTATGGCTTTGAGCATCTTGTTCAACTTTTTTCTTAACTCGCTCTAAAACTTCATCAGGAGAAACCGCAACATATTTTATTGGCTTGCCAAGTTTCATAACAATAAATCCTTTTCGTTCTAAACTTTCTAAAACATCATAAGATCTAGATCTTGGAACATTAGCGATATCAGATAATTCTCCTGCTGTAGAAACACCACGAGATAACAAAGCAGTCCAAAGCTTGCTTTCATATGTATTAAGACCAAAGTCTTTGAGTTTGCTTAAAAATTCTTTTTGAACAATCATTATTGGGCACCTTCCGTTTGTTTTTCACAAATAATCACTATAACCTTCGCGTTTAGCTTAAAACCATCTAAACACCTCAAAATTATCAAAATTATGATTTTAAAACAGTTAAAATGTTTTAAATCTTTGAGAACCCCTTTTTATCCCAAAAAACCCAATTTTACAAGTTTGTTTGAGAGTTAATATAATAAAAATCTAGAAGGTGTAACCAGTATTTAAAGGTTTCGCTATTTTTGCTATTTCTAAGTAGCAAATAAATTTTATGTTGATTTTGAAGCAAATTTACCTAATAACTACAAAACATAAATTGAACCACACATTAAAATCTAATATCAAAAAAGTTGAATTCTTGATTTGATAAATCCTCAAATTTTTCAACAGAATCAACTTTAGCCATCAATGAGCCCATTTTTAATTTCAAAATAAATTGAGAAATCTTATTTTGATTGCCATGAACTATAATTTCTACATCACCCGAACTTAAATTTTTAACAAACCCCGCCAAACCTAAAATTGATGCAGACTGCTTAGTAAACGCTCTAAAAGATACACCTTGAACTTTTCCTTTAACCAACAATCTAACTTTTTCCAATTTAACTCAACCTCAAAAAATCACGTCCACTCGACGGATGACCCAATCAACAAATTTTTCTTTTTGATTAACCCTTTTTTAACCTCAATAAAAAACTTAGCCTTTTTTTGCGCAGTATAAAATGTAAAGGGTAAAAAATTCTGTTTAATATCAACAATTTTTTTATTTGAATCAATAAATAACACATCAATAGGATAAAAAACAAACCACATATGCAAACTTAAAAAAATAGGTTTTGTGAAAATAAAAATATGAGCCGTATCCTCAATTTGGGCTCTGTTTGAGAACATCAAACCAATCATTTTTGAAACTAAACTTATTCTTAACCTAACTTTTTTACAAATAATTTGTTTTGAATCTTTTTCAAACAACATATAAACATTTAAAAAACAATAAACATATAAAAGATTATCTCAAAAATAGTCTCGTTAAAAATATTTTAGGCACTCAAACACCATAAAACCCTGTCAAAACGTAAGTTTCCACAGGAAATCAAGGGGGTTTAGTGACCGCAAGAAATAGGTTCTTAATTATATGTTTCTGAGTAGATATATTTATAAAGAAATGGGGCTTTTGATTTATATAAGGTTTAAAAGTCATTTATAAACATATGGGGGTTTAAAATGAGTAAAAAAGAAATAAGAGTTGTAAATATAGTTGTTTCAGCTGCATTAGGGCACGATATCCCTTTAGAGAAGATGGCAGCAACACTTTCTAACACAGAGTATAATCCAGAGCAATTTCCAGGCTTAGTTATAAGAATAAAGGAACCTAAAACCTCTGCTTTAATATTCAACAGTGGTAAAATTGTATGTACTGGCGCAAGAAACATGGAAGATGTAAAAAAATCCATAAAGCAGATAATTAAAAGCCTAGAAAAGATCAATGTAAAAATTAAAGAAGAACCAGAAGCTACAATCCAAAATATGGTTGCTAGTGGTGCTATTGGCATGGATCTTAATCTAAATACTCTGGCAATGAAGCTACAGAACACAGAATACGAACCAGAACAGTTTCCAGGATTAGTATACAAACTAACTGTTGAACCTAAAGGCATGAAACCTTTTAAAGCGACATTCCTATTATTCTCAAATGGAAAAATTGTATGTACTGGAACTAAAAGTGAAGAACAAGTAAATCTGTCAGTAGATGCTTTAATCGAAAGTTTAGAGAAAGTAAAATAAAAACTTGGGAAAAACGTTAAAATAATTCGAGAATTGATCATAAATTTCAATTCTCGACCCAAAATCTTTTTAAACATTTAAAATAGAACTAAAATAGCTTTAGCTTTCAACATAAGTTTAAAAATACCAATTAATAAATTGTTTATTTAAAAGATGGTGTGATTTGAGTGGATGTATCAGAACAAGTAAGAATATTTGAAGAATTCTTTGAAAAGAATTACTTAACAGATATACTAGAAAAAATAAGAATAGGGCAAAACTATTTAGTAGTTGATTTCTTAGAATTAACCAAATTTAATCCCGAAATTTCACAATTATTACTAGATCAACCAGAAGAAATTCTAAAAACAGCAGAAATTGCAATAAGATCATTTGACTTACCTGATAGTTTTAAAAATTTCTATGTAAGATTTTTTAATTTACCGCTATCACAAAAAATAGCAATAAGAGCTATAAGAAGTGAACATTTAGAAAAATTTATTTTTTTAGATGGAACTGTTAGACAAAAATCAGATGTTCGTCCTCAAGTAACTTCCGCCCGATTTGAATGTCCAAGCTGCGGAAATGTAATTACAGTTCTTCAACTAGAACAAAAATTTAAAGAACCTACCAGGTGTGGTTGTGGAAGAAAAGGAAAATTCAGACTTCTAAGCAAAGAACTTGTTGATGCACAAAAAATAGTATTAGAAGAATTAGCAGAACAACTTGATGGTGGCCAACCAAAAAGAATTGACGTATTTCTCAAAAATGATTTAGTTTGCCCATTAAGTGATAAAAAAACCAATCCCGGAACAAAAGTACAAGTTGTTGGCCAATTAAAAGAAGTTCCAATACCTGCAAGAGATGGCGGTCAATTAATCAGGTATGATTTGATGGTTGAAGTAAATCACATATTAACTATGGATGAAGATTACGGCGAACTAAAAATAACTGATGAAGAAAAAAAAGAAATTTTAGAATTATCACGCGATCCAAAAATATTACTTAAATTAACAAATTCAATTGCGCCTTCAATTTATGGTCATGATAAAATAAAAGAAGCAATAGTTCTACAAATACTCGGAGGAGTACACAAAACGCGTAAAGATGGTGTTCGAACTAGAGGAGACATGCACATTTTACTAATAGGGGATCCTGGTTCGGGAAAATGTTTGGAGGGTAATACTAAACTAGTTATGGGAACAGGAGAAATAAAAACAATCAAAGAAATAGTGGAATCAAAAATAAATGAAAATGTTTTTTCAATTAATCATACAGGAAATTGTTTTGATATTGCCCCCTCAAGATTTTGGAAAAGAAAAATTAGTGAAAAACTTTTTAAAATTAAAACAAAAACAGGCAATGAACTTTTACTTACTAAACAACATCCATTATTTACTACAAATCACGGATTGATTAATTCTAAAACTGCTGCAGAATTTAATATTGGAGAATATATAGCTCAACCATCTAATTTGAATGTTTTTGGAGAATTACAACAAGTTCCAATTGATTTTGAAAAAGTTAAATCTTTTCATAAAACAAAATATAATTTACCAACACACATAGGTGTTAAGTTTGCAAGGTTGTTAGGCTATCTAGTTGGAGATGGATATGTTAGACAAAGAAAAACAACTGGCTTAGTAAGCATCACAAATAATGATTTTGATTTGTTAAATCGTTTCGAACACATAATTCATGATTTATTTGGAATACAGGTTAGTAAAAGAAAAAAACAAAATTCAAATAGTTATGAATACTATTTTTGCTCAAGAGAACTAGTTAATTGTTTAGAAAAAATTGATAAAAATATAACTAAAGGATCGGGAGATATGTTAATTAGCAAATACATCCAAAAATCCCCTGATTTTGTTTTAAAGGAATTTATTTCTGCATTATTTGACTGTGAAGGTTATGTTAATAAAAATAAACGAGAAATAGAGTTTAGTTCGAAAAGTAAAAATTTAATTGTTGATTTAAAATTGTGTTTATTAAGATTTGGGATAACAACTCAAAGTTCTGAATGTTTAAAACATGCAACAAATACAATAAATAAAATTAAAAGAAAATATCATAGATTAAAAATTAGTGGAGAAAATATTAAACAATTCTCTAAAACAATAGGATTTGGGTGTTCTAAAAAACAAACTGATTTAAAAAAATCAATTGAATTAAATGGAAAATTTAACACAAATTTAAATATAGTGCCAAACATATCAGAATTATTAATAGTATTAAGACATACTTATGGTTTAACACAAAAAGATTTTGGAATTTCTCGCACAACATACCAACATTACGAAAGGGGGGATAGAAATCCAAGTTTTACCAATCTAAAAAAAATTAATTTAGTTTATCAAAATCTCAAAAATAAATTTGGACTTGTTGATGATTATTTAGCTATTTTAGATCAAATTAGCAATGCAGATATTTTTTGGGATCAAATAGAATCAATAGAAGAAGTAAAAAATGAAGAAAAATACGTTTACGATTTAGAAATTCCCAAAGTTCATAATTTCATAGCAAATGGAGTTATGGTTCATAATTCTCAGTTAATTAAAAGAGCACAACTCGTTGCTCCAAAAAGTAGATATGTTAGTGGTAAGGGAGCTAGTGGAGCAGGACTAACTGCTGCAGTAGTTAAAGATGAATTTATGAGAGGCTGGGCTCTTGAAGCAGGAGCACTAGTTTTGGCAAACAAAGGATTTTGTATGATTGACGAGTTAGATAAAATGAGTACTGAAGACCGAAGTGCGATGCATGAAGCATTAGAGCAGCAAACAGTAACCATTGCAAAAGCAAACATTCAAGCAACTCTTCGTGCAGAAACCACCGTACTTGCAGCAGCGAATCCTAAATGGGGGAGATTTGATCCTTATGAAATAATTGCAAAACAAATTAATTTGCCACCTGCACTTATCAGCAGATTTGACTTAATATTTCCCGTAAGGGACCTACCTGATCGCGATCAAGATAGTAAACTTGCAGCATTCATATTAAATTTACACAAAAATAAAGATGCAGGAAAAGCAGAAATTGATACTGACCAATTAAGAAAATATTTATCTTATTCTAGACGATACTGCAAACCTGAACTAACCAAAGAAGCACTCGAAGAAATACAAAAATATTATGTTGAAATAAGAAATAAAGGTGGAGAGGACGGAGGAGTAAAATCAATTCCTATTACTGCGCGTCAATTAGAAGCACTTGTAAGGCTTGCTGAAGCTAGTGCTAGAAGTAGACTTGCAGAAAAAGTTACTCGTAAAGATGCAAAAAAAGCAATTGAATTACTACATTATTGTATGGTTCAAGTAGGGGTTGATCCGGAAACTGGAAAAATTGATATTGATGTTTTAACAACAGGCGTTTCAAGTAGTGCTCGAAATAATATTGCAATAGTAAAAGAATCAATTAATGAACTTGAAAATAAAATTGGAAAAACAATACCTATAGAAGAATTAGTAAAAGAAGTACAAGAAAAAGGCATTGATGTTGATAAGGTTGACGAAGTTATTGAAAAATTAAAAAGATCCGGAGATATTTTTGAACCTAGAAGAGGATTTATTCAAAAAATTTAAAAAAATTATTTCAAATAATATTTTTATTTACTTCCTCTTATTAAAGTTAAAAATAAGATACTTTGCTTAATTTAATTGATTTTTAAAGTTCTCCAAAGTAAAACATATAAATAAATAATATATATTCTTTTAATATTATGGAAAAAAGGGGAAATTGGCAGATATACATTAAATTCGTGGGTCTGCTTTTAATTTATTTATGGATACTTCTACCAATTCATGCTAGTTCAGTATATGCAAATATTCAAAATGTTAGTGCAACAGGACAACATGGAGTAACAGGTGTAAGACGAACAAATGATTATACTCAAATAGAACTTGATTTAATTAATAACAGCAATTATGTTGAACCTAACAGTTTAAAATTATTAGAATACACTAGTGAAATGTTTGAATGTACTTACAACAATAAAACATTTATTCACCATTGTATTTCTTTAATTGATGAAATTTTAGAACCTGGAAAATATGTTTATCAAATACAAAGATTTTCGAGTGGCGGAACTATTTCGGAAGAACTCGACTTTGCACAATTTATTGTAGATAACATACCCCCAAAAATACAAAGCTTTAATGTAATACAAAATGAAAGTGGAGTATATGCAAATTATTCCAGTATTGATCTTGGTTGTGTTGATTGCGGACTTGAATGTGCAGGAATTGGAAAAGTTATATTCTCCATTGATTCAGTTCAAAAAGGAGAAGCAATATTTAATACAAGTTCATGCGCAATAACTAATACAACAAAAATAGAAGTTAATGGACTTGAGGGAATTTTTGAGACCAAAAAAATATGTATTGATGTTTATGATAGATTAAATCAAAAAACCAAAGAATGTACCAACATAACAATTGACATGAAAATACCTGAACTAAAAAATATAAGTTTAAATTTGGGGAATAAAGAAATTAAATATTTTAAAGGAGATCCTTTAATGAATGCAGAATTAAAGATTTCTTTTTATGAAGATTCAATTCTTAACTTAAGTTCATTAAATCTAGATATGTCTTCTTTAAACATAAGACCTGAGTATCAAGAAGCTTACAAAGAAATAAAAGCTCAAACAAACTATCCAATAATCACTTTTGGAGGGTGCTCTAATGGAACTGCAAACTACAGTGAGCAAGACACAATACCAACCCAATTAAGTGGAGAAATTGAATGTACTTGGGGAGGAATTGTAGTTTATTTTTCAGAAGAACAAACTCCCGTTGTAAAAATTGATGTATCTGATGAAATCGGAAAAAAACTAAGCACAACTCATGAACTA from Candidatus Woesearchaeota archaeon encodes the following:
- a CDS encoding translation initiation factor eIF-2B, encoding MSFKQIVGDIKSLKIQGATNVATSAVLAIKELIKEKKSDSTIELAKSLKKGKLLLFKSRPTEPMMRNAINFVLQDIDNLIHEPKVLFVSSIHDKIHEAIHSIKVGEERLIEFGAKKIKTGSIVYTHCHSSTVVNILIKAKEQGKTFEVYNTETRPRFQGRITATDLAKAKIPVTHFVDSAAAIALSKADLFLMGADAITSEGNVFNKVGSGMIATLAHALRVPVYSCTHSWKFDPLTVFGSDETVELRDPKEIWSAPPKGVKVLNPAFEIVLPELVAGVITELGVFRSDSLIEELRREYPFLF
- a CDS encoding TrmB family transcriptional regulator, producing the protein MIVQKEFLSKLKDFGLNTYESKLWTALLSRGVSTAGELSDIANVPRSRSYDVLESLERKGFIVMKLGKPIKYVAVSPDEVLERVKKKVEQDAQSHTRLLDELKASNVLDELQDLHKQGIELVDPTDLSGALKGRGNLYNHVESMVKNASSTVDIMTTSEGLIRKAEFLRSALLKAKDKNLKVRIAAPLSKETKKAVKELNGLAEIKHNENMRARFCLIDGKELTFMLLDDSEVHPTYDTGVWVNTPFFGAALKQLFDGEWGKLNSADKALK
- a CDS encoding acylphosphatase, with translation MEKVRLLVKGKVQGVSFRAFTKQSASILGLAGFVKNLSSGDVEIIVHGNQNKISQFILKLKMGSLMAKVDSVEKFEDLSNQEFNFFDIRF
- a CDS encoding DUF192 domain-containing protein, whose protein sequence is MLFEKDSKQIICKKVRLRISLVSKMIGLMFSNRAQIEDTAHIFIFTKPIFLSLHMWFVFYPIDVLFIDSNKKIVDIKQNFLPFTFYTAQKKAKFFIEVKKGLIKKKNLLIGSSVEWT
- a CDS encoding TATA-box-binding protein produces the protein MSKKEIRVVNIVVSAALGHDIPLEKMAATLSNTEYNPEQFPGLVIRIKEPKTSALIFNSGKIVCTGARNMEDVKKSIKQIIKSLEKINVKIKEEPEATIQNMVASGAIGMDLNLNTLAMKLQNTEYEPEQFPGLVYKLTVEPKGMKPFKATFLLFSNGKIVCTGTKSEEQVNLSVDALIESLEKVK
- a CDS encoding helix-turn-helix domain-containing protein — translated: MDVSEQVRIFEEFFEKNYLTDILEKIRIGQNYLVVDFLELTKFNPEISQLLLDQPEEILKTAEIAIRSFDLPDSFKNFYVRFFNLPLSQKIAIRAIRSEHLEKFIFLDGTVRQKSDVRPQVTSARFECPSCGNVITVLQLEQKFKEPTRCGCGRKGKFRLLSKELVDAQKIVLEELAEQLDGGQPKRIDVFLKNDLVCPLSDKKTNPGTKVQVVGQLKEVPIPARDGGQLIRYDLMVEVNHILTMDEDYGELKITDEEKKEILELSRDPKILLKLTNSIAPSIYGHDKIKEAIVLQILGGVHKTRKDGVRTRGDMHILLIGDPGSGKCLEGNTKLVMGTGEIKTIKEIVESKINENVFSINHTGNCFDIAPSRFWKRKISEKLFKIKTKTGNELLLTKQHPLFTTNHGLINSKTAAEFNIGEYIAQPSNLNVFGELQQVPIDFEKVKSFHKTKYNLPTHIGVKFARLLGYLVGDGYVRQRKTTGLVSITNNDFDLLNRFEHIIHDLFGIQVSKRKKQNSNSYEYYFCSRELVNCLEKIDKNITKGSGDMLISKYIQKSPDFVLKEFISALFDCEGYVNKNKREIEFSSKSKNLIVDLKLCLLRFGITTQSSECLKHATNTINKIKRKYHRLKISGENIKQFSKTIGFGCSKKQTDLKKSIELNGKFNTNLNIVPNISELLIVLRHTYGLTQKDFGISRTTYQHYERGDRNPSFTNLKKINLVYQNLKNKFGLVDDYLAILDQISNADIFWDQIESIEEVKNEEKYVYDLEIPKVHNFIANGVMVHNSQLIKRAQLVAPKSRYVSGKGASGAGLTAAVVKDEFMRGWALEAGALVLANKGFCMIDELDKMSTEDRSAMHEALEQQTVTIAKANIQATLRAETTVLAAANPKWGRFDPYEIIAKQINLPPALISRFDLIFPVRDLPDRDQDSKLAAFILNLHKNKDAGKAEIDTDQLRKYLSYSRRYCKPELTKEALEEIQKYYVEIRNKGGEDGGVKSIPITARQLEALVRLAEASARSRLAEKVTRKDAKKAIELLHYCMVQVGVDPETGKIDIDVLTTGVSSSARNNIAIVKESINELENKIGKTIPIEELVKEVQEKGIDVDKVDEVIEKLKRSGDIFEPRRGFIQKI